A single region of the Rattus rattus isolate New Zealand chromosome 8, Rrattus_CSIRO_v1, whole genome shotgun sequence genome encodes:
- the Ubtfl1 gene encoding LOW QUALITY PROTEIN: upstream-binding factor 1-like protein 1 (The sequence of the model RefSeq protein was modified relative to this genomic sequence to represent the inferred CDS: inserted 7 bases in 5 codons; substituted 4 bases at 4 genomic stop codons) produces MASFDNQSLWSEIDILKLLECRKKNIPLDDFSELKNSQADLNWNNVGFGQFSGEMCKQKWMEIYCNLRMFGTLRELLEAKXCLWKKTCKNDIVKHHPDRLRKPWTAXLFYFTRNREPILPDVPXVQLTKVLAEKYHQLPEEIKQRYVQXFKKEKRAFXEKMTQFKENHLVSGHPKKSVVPRSHQTKVSKKSQGDMKNKVSSKHGISQTFSSDMKFQGEPRXFHQDSWSSLELRHLSFXGCARLRRHWHPVPEYLKEHYSRXVEGLQKQYWMGLDLWLKELSPEGCAAYKEARVTCGKQKIMSMFRGRSYKFGRTDXSVGKVEELLDPRADSSVNNQGHHDGSQVSMQGMIDDIDEEDSSNASDSSSTDDDDENLCHGNITIKLHFSHFHVLNHCLKPSKQNPRHFLQIRNCPLCVFVLPCFSLLQPLLTKHKGVQYGEKGVCQTLNKATKSLVSGSVAPQRRLASQRTTVAPKRGPSMVQKNPGAGNGDDEAAELMQQY; encoded by the exons ATGGCATCATTTGATAACCAATCCCTATGGTCTGAAATTGACATTCTGAAGTTGCTGGAATGCAGGAAGAAGAATATCCCATTAGATGACTTCAGTGAATTAAAAAACAGCCAAGCAGACCTAAATTGGAACAATGTAGGTTTTGGACAGTTTTCAGGAGAAATGTGCAAACAGAAATGGATGGAGATTTATTGTAATTTAAGGATGTTTGGCACACTGAGAGAATTGCTGGAAGCCAA GTGCTTATGGAAAAAAACTTGCAAAAATGATATAGTCAAGCACCATCCTGACAGACTCAGAAAACCCTGGACTgcttagttgttttattttacaaggaACAGAGAGCCAATACTGCCAGATGTACCCTAGGTACAGTTAACCAAAGTCCTGGCTGAGAAATACCATCAGCTGCCAGAGGAGATAAAGCAGAGATATGTCC GATTCAAGAAGGAGAAGCGAGCCTTTTAGGAAAAGATGACTCAATTTAAGGAAAATCATCTTGTTTCAGGGCATCCTAAGAAATCTGTGGTGCCCCGCAGTCACCAAACCAAAGTCTCTAAGAAGTCACAAGGAGATATGAAAAACAAAGTCTCTTCTAAACATGGCATTTCCCAAACATTTTCTTCAGACATGAAATTTCAGGGAGAACCCA AATTTCATCAAGATTCATGGTCAAGTTTGGAGTTGAGGCATCTGTCCTT GGGGTGTGCTAGATTGAGAAGGCATTGGCATCCAGTCCCAGAGTACCTGAAAGAGCATTATAGCAGATAGGTTGAGGGGCTACAGAAACAATACTGGATGGGGCTGGACCTCTGGCTCAAGGAACTGTCACCAGAGGGATGTGCTGCATACAAAGAGGCAAGGGTCACCTGTGGTAAGCAAAAAATCATGAGCATGTTTCGAGGCAGAAGCTACAAGTTTGGACGAACAG GATCTGTTGGAAAGGTAGAGGAGCTGCTGGATCCCAGGGCAGATTCTTCAGTGAATAATCAGGGCCATCATGATGGCTCCCAGGTATCCATGCAAGGTATGATAGATGATATTGACGAGGAAGACTCTAGCAACGCCTCGGATTCTAGCAGTACAGATGATGATGACGAAAATCTTTGTCATGGGAACATCACGATTAAACTGCATTTTAGTCACTTTCATGTTCTCAATCATTGTTTAAAACCATCCAAGCAAAACCCAAGACATTTCCTACAGATAAGGAATTGTCCTCTCTGTGTTTTtgtacttccttgcttttctctcCTACAGCCTTTGCTTACTAAACACAAAGGAGTGCAGTATGGGGAGAAGGGAGTTTGCCAAA CTTTGAATAAAGCAACGAAATCTCTGGTCTCCGGTAGTGTGGCCCCACAGAGACGCCTTGCCTCACAGAGGACTACTGTAGCTCCTAAGAGGGGCCCCAGCATGGTGCAAAAGAATCCTGGTGCGGGCAATGGAGATGATGAAGCAGCCGAATTGATGCAGCAGTATTGA